In a genomic window of Spirosoma agri:
- a CDS encoding four helix bundle protein — MEGDTDFIHKLGIAQKECDETCYWLELLRATNYLDEKQFVSIHADAEVLLKLIKSY; from the coding sequence GTGGAGGGTGATACCGATTTTATTCACAAGTTAGGTATTGCGCAAAAAGAATGTGACGAAACATGTTACTGGCTCGAATTGTTAAGAGCCACAAACTACCTCGACGAAAAGCAATTTGTGTCGATACATGCCGATGCCGAAGTTTTGCTCAAACTAATCAAGAGCTATTAG
- a CDS encoding TIGR00266 family protein produces the protein MYSHEIDYKIIGEDIQIVEIELDPNETVIAEAGSMLFMEDGIDFETKMGDGSQPNQGFMGKLLQAGTRMITGESLFMTHFTNRYGSGKRKVAFSAPYPGTVMPVNLGTTVGNTLIVQKDAFLCAALGTKLSIQFNQKLGAGFFGGEGFILEKLQGDGMVFIHAGGVVIERTLNNETLRVDTGCVVGFEPSISFDIQRSGGLKSMIFGGEGLFLATLRGTGKVWIQSMPISKLVQRLAPNGGQAHKEGGSVLGQLGNLFED, from the coding sequence ATGTATTCTCACGAGATCGACTACAAAATCATTGGCGAAGACATCCAGATCGTTGAAATAGAACTGGACCCGAACGAAACAGTCATTGCTGAAGCCGGTTCTATGCTGTTCATGGAAGACGGTATCGACTTTGAAACCAAAATGGGCGACGGCTCACAGCCCAATCAGGGGTTTATGGGCAAGCTGCTCCAGGCCGGTACGCGCATGATCACGGGCGAGTCGCTGTTCATGACTCATTTCACCAACCGGTACGGCAGCGGAAAGCGCAAAGTTGCTTTTTCAGCACCTTATCCGGGAACGGTAATGCCCGTTAATCTGGGTACGACCGTCGGCAACACACTGATCGTTCAGAAAGATGCGTTCCTGTGTGCTGCGTTGGGTACCAAGCTGAGCATTCAGTTCAATCAGAAGTTAGGGGCCGGATTTTTTGGTGGGGAAGGTTTTATCCTGGAAAAACTTCAGGGTGACGGTATGGTGTTCATTCATGCCGGTGGCGTCGTTATCGAGCGGACGCTGAACAACGAAACGCTGCGGGTCGATACGGGGTGTGTAGTTGGTTTCGAGCCCAGCATCAGCTTCGATATTCAACGGTCGGGCGGGTTGAAAAGTATGATTTTCGGCGGTGAAGGGCTGTTTCTGGCCACTCTGCGCGGAACGGGCAAAGTCTGGATCCAGTCGATGCCGATCTCGAAACTGGTGCAACGCCTTGCTCCCAATGGCGGACAGGCTCACAAAGAAGGGGGCTCAGTATTAGGCCAGTTAGGGAATTTGTTTGAGGATTAA
- the gldD gene encoding gliding motility lipoprotein GldD, which yields MIRYLFILLTGLFITACGSDSSENYTPKPKGYPRFDLPVARYKLLEPTHPYQFEYNQIAKILPDTFARSEPHWIFINYPAYHASVQLTYKPINNDVNRLRAMLEDAYKLAARHNIKAYAIEEKKLRLKSGLEASIIDLSGEVPSQVQFVTTDSTTHFLRGALYFNTATQNDSLQPAIQYIRKDIVHLLNTLKWRN from the coding sequence GTGATTAGATACCTGTTTATTCTGCTTACGGGGTTGTTCATTACTGCCTGCGGTAGCGATTCATCCGAAAATTATACGCCCAAGCCAAAGGGTTATCCGCGTTTCGATCTGCCAGTTGCACGTTACAAACTGCTGGAACCGACGCATCCGTATCAGTTCGAATACAACCAAATTGCTAAAATTCTGCCCGATACCTTCGCCCGATCGGAACCACACTGGATTTTTATCAATTACCCGGCCTATCATGCCAGTGTTCAGTTGACTTATAAGCCCATTAACAACGACGTCAATCGGTTGCGGGCGATGCTCGAAGATGCGTACAAGCTGGCGGCCCGGCACAATATAAAAGCGTATGCCATTGAAGAGAAAAAACTCCGGCTGAAGTCGGGTCTGGAGGCCAGTATCATTGATCTGTCGGGTGAAGTGCCGAGTCAGGTACAATTTGTAACGACCGATTCGACAACCCATTTCCTGCGTGGCGCGTTATACTTCAATACGGCCACTCAAAACGATTCGCTACAACCCGCTATTCAGTACATTCGCAAGGACATTGTTCATCTGCTGAATACGCTGAAATGGCGCAATTAA
- a CDS encoding c-type cytochrome, producing the protein MKVLIILFACLSASIASAQTKKPAAKAPEKSAVVAAKLPGQLIYEQNCLTCHQANGSGVPNLNPPLRGTDWVNGDKTRLINVVLKGLQGQDIEGDAYDNAMPAHDFLTDDQIADVLTYVRSNFGNKATAVTTDEVKAVRAGK; encoded by the coding sequence ATGAAAGTATTGATCATTCTTTTCGCCTGCCTGTCGGCATCGATCGCCAGTGCGCAAACCAAAAAGCCAGCGGCCAAAGCACCCGAAAAATCGGCGGTTGTGGCGGCAAAATTGCCCGGCCAGCTCATCTACGAACAAAACTGCCTGACTTGTCACCAAGCCAACGGATCGGGCGTTCCCAACCTGAATCCGCCCCTCCGTGGAACCGACTGGGTAAATGGCGATAAAACCCGACTCATCAATGTTGTATTAAAAGGCTTACAGGGGCAGGACATCGAAGGTGATGCCTACGATAATGCCATGCCTGCTCACGACTTTTTAACCGACGATCAGATTGCCGACGTGCTGACCTACGTCCGCAGCAATTTTGGTAACAAAGCCACGGCTGTCACCACTGACGAAGTAAAAGCGGTCCGGGCAGGTAAATAG
- a CDS encoding Kazal-type serine protease inhibitor domain-containing protein, with protein MRRFLVLTFWLGVGAGCHKPIGPDCVETPSTTPCYCTLPATDPVCGCNGKTYTSPCAAQCVGIRFTMGACH; from the coding sequence ATGCGTAGATTTCTAGTACTGACATTCTGGCTAGGCGTGGGCGCTGGATGCCATAAACCTATTGGTCCGGACTGCGTGGAAACACCGTCAACTACACCTTGTTATTGTACACTGCCTGCCACAGACCCCGTGTGTGGGTGCAATGGAAAAACGTATACTAGCCCTTGTGCAGCGCAGTGTGTTGGCATACGTTTCACAATGGGTGCCTGTCATTGA
- a CDS encoding acyl-CoA carboxylase subunit beta, protein MQSFIDELNQRTAQTQLGGGQKKIDDQHRKGKLTARERIAYLIDDNAPFVEIGLFTGEGMYAEHGGCPSGGVVVGIGHVSGRQCVIVANDATVKAGAWFPITAKKNLRAQEIAMENHLPIIYLVDSAGVYLPLQDEVFADKEHFGRTFRNNAHLSAMGILQVAAIMGSCVAGGAYLPIMSDEALIVEGTGSIFLAGPYLVKASIGEDVDAETLGGASTHTDISGVVDNKYPDDKSCLDAIKRIFDKLGHSSTAGFDRVTPAPPAKDPAEIYQILPIDRVKPYDMQEIVDRLVDNSEFDVYKPGYGQSLLCGYARIDGWAVGIVANQRKVVKAKGRTGQPSEMQMGGVIYGDAADKAARFIMNCNQKRIPLVFLQDVSGFMVGSRAEQGGIIKDGAKMVSAMANSVVPKFTVVVGNSYGAGNYAMCGKAYDPRLMLAWPTAQMAVMSGASAAKTLLQIQVAGQKAKGQPMTPEEEQAQLKKITDQYNAQLSPYYAAARLWVDAVIDPLQTRQILSEGIAAANHAPITKPFSVGVIQT, encoded by the coding sequence ATGCAATCCTTCATCGATGAGTTAAACCAGCGTACGGCGCAGACCCAATTGGGTGGTGGTCAGAAAAAAATTGACGATCAACACCGTAAAGGCAAGTTAACGGCCCGCGAGCGCATCGCTTACCTCATTGACGATAACGCCCCTTTTGTCGAGATTGGCCTGTTTACGGGTGAAGGTATGTACGCCGAACACGGCGGTTGCCCGTCCGGTGGCGTAGTGGTCGGGATCGGTCACGTTTCGGGCCGACAGTGCGTCATCGTCGCCAACGATGCGACGGTAAAGGCGGGAGCGTGGTTTCCCATCACCGCTAAGAAGAACCTTCGGGCGCAGGAAATTGCGATGGAAAATCACCTGCCCATCATCTACCTTGTCGATAGCGCGGGCGTTTACCTTCCCTTGCAAGACGAAGTCTTCGCCGATAAAGAACACTTTGGCCGGACATTCCGCAACAATGCGCACCTCTCGGCAATGGGCATTTTGCAGGTAGCGGCCATCATGGGCAGTTGCGTGGCGGGTGGTGCGTACCTGCCCATCATGTCCGATGAAGCGTTGATTGTTGAGGGTACAGGCTCTATTTTTCTGGCGGGTCCTTACCTGGTGAAAGCGTCCATCGGTGAAGATGTGGATGCCGAAACGCTCGGTGGAGCCTCTACGCACACCGACATTTCCGGTGTTGTCGATAACAAATACCCCGACGACAAAAGTTGCCTGGACGCGATCAAACGAATTTTCGATAAACTGGGTCACTCCAGCACAGCGGGTTTCGATCGTGTGACCCCAGCCCCTCCAGCCAAAGATCCCGCTGAAATCTACCAGATTCTGCCTATTGATCGGGTAAAACCGTACGATATGCAGGAAATTGTGGATAGACTTGTGGATAACTCCGAATTCGATGTGTATAAACCGGGGTACGGTCAATCGTTGCTCTGCGGATATGCCCGAATTGATGGATGGGCCGTCGGTATTGTCGCCAATCAGCGCAAGGTCGTAAAGGCCAAAGGAAGAACGGGGCAACCCAGCGAGATGCAGATGGGCGGTGTCATTTACGGCGACGCAGCCGACAAAGCCGCCCGGTTCATTATGAACTGTAATCAGAAACGGATTCCGCTGGTCTTTTTGCAGGACGTTTCGGGCTTTATGGTCGGGAGTCGGGCCGAACAGGGTGGCATCATTAAAGATGGTGCCAAAATGGTCAGTGCGATGGCCAATTCTGTCGTGCCGAAATTTACGGTCGTTGTGGGTAATTCTTATGGCGCGGGTAACTACGCGATGTGCGGCAAGGCGTACGACCCACGCCTGATGCTAGCCTGGCCAACGGCCCAAATGGCCGTAATGAGTGGAGCTTCGGCGGCTAAAACGCTCCTTCAGATTCAGGTAGCGGGCCAAAAAGCGAAGGGACAACCGATGACGCCCGAAGAAGAACAGGCTCAGTTGAAAAAGATCACCGATCAGTATAACGCCCAGCTTTCGCCGTATTACGCGGCCGCCCGGCTTTGGGTCGATGCGGTCATTGATCCACTCCAGACCCGGCAAATCTTGTCGGAAGGTATTGCGGCAGCCAACCACGCCCCGATCACGAAGCCGTTCTCGGTCGGTGTCATTCAGACGTAG
- a CDS encoding MlaD family protein, whose amino-acid sequence MKISQEVKVGLLAVISLMMLYFGFQFLKGSDFFSTTRKYTVVYDNIDGLTASNPVRINGLSVGQVKQIEILQDKSNALRVTLELRDDIRVTQGSKAVLADDGLLGGKNILLSINPRGAVLEDGGTLVAAKESGLTSLIREKTLPVLNNVDSLTYQLNRVVAQFDQTGIVLNQTLKSANAAVGALGMTVSENRAGLQATLANVNRLSASLIETEKQLKPILAKADTFADSLQGLQLKQTLVSVNQTVGNLQRILGDISKGRGSLGKLASDEALYSNVNKTTTSLEKLLTDFRENPKRYVHFSLFGRKEKGVTTQSATATATTTTIVPADSTKQ is encoded by the coding sequence ATGAAAATTTCTCAGGAAGTAAAAGTTGGCTTGCTTGCCGTCATCTCGTTGATGATGCTTTATTTCGGATTTCAATTTTTGAAAGGATCTGACTTTTTCTCCACAACACGCAAGTACACAGTCGTTTACGATAACATTGACGGACTAACGGCGTCGAATCCGGTTCGGATCAACGGCCTATCGGTCGGCCAGGTCAAACAGATCGAGATTCTACAGGACAAAAGCAACGCCTTGCGGGTTACGCTCGAACTCCGCGACGACATCCGCGTCACGCAGGGCTCGAAGGCAGTTCTGGCTGATGATGGCTTATTAGGTGGTAAAAATATTCTGCTGAGCATCAATCCACGGGGCGCTGTCTTGGAAGATGGTGGTACCCTGGTTGCGGCCAAAGAATCGGGGCTTACGTCGCTAATTCGGGAAAAAACGCTGCCGGTACTGAATAATGTTGATTCGCTGACGTATCAGCTCAACCGCGTTGTTGCCCAGTTCGACCAAACGGGTATCGTACTCAATCAGACGCTTAAAAGTGCCAATGCCGCCGTTGGTGCGCTGGGTATGACCGTTTCCGAGAACCGGGCTGGCCTACAGGCTACGCTGGCCAACGTCAACCGGTTATCAGCCTCGCTGATCGAAACCGAGAAGCAGCTCAAACCCATTCTGGCAAAAGCAGATACCTTCGCCGATTCGCTCCAGGGGCTTCAACTGAAACAGACGCTTGTGAGTGTCAATCAAACCGTTGGCAACTTGCAGCGCATTCTGGGCGACATTAGCAAGGGGCGTGGTTCGCTGGGCAAGCTAGCCTCCGACGAAGCGCTCTACAGCAATGTCAACAAAACGACGACCAGTCTCGAAAAACTCCTGACCGACTTCCGCGAGAATCCGAAACGGTACGTACATTTCTCGCTCTTTGGCCGTAAGGAAAAAGGAGTAACGACCCAATCGGCCACCGCAACGGCAACCACCACTACGATTGTACCGGCGGATTCGACCAAGCAGTAA
- a CDS encoding N-acetylmuramoyl-L-alanine amidase family protein, whose translation MKRFELLKIIKSKCVRSSFSTPGKVTTLLLAALPLLAITVLPAPDAVVQELNQDTVRRTNAQEPDAANDTPNQLRVVVLDAGHGGKDPGTHGRYAKEKTINLNLILQLGRKIKDKYPNVRVIYTRSSDHFVDLYERGAIANRNRADLFISIHCNASPSSSRVYGTETYTLGLHRTQSNLDVARRENAVILQEKNYQQSYKGFNPNSPLATIMLANYQHAFIASSITFAEKLERSFRQNASRKSNGVKQAGFIVLWKTTMPSVLIESGYLTNPDEENYLRSEEGQDEISTAIYKAFAQYKQEIESGD comes from the coding sequence TTGAAACGATTTGAGCTGTTAAAAATTATTAAATCAAAATGTGTTCGTTCCTCTTTTTCAACTCCCGGAAAAGTAACAACACTATTGCTGGCCGCCCTGCCTCTGCTGGCGATCACCGTACTCCCGGCTCCTGACGCTGTCGTACAGGAATTGAACCAGGATACGGTCCGCCGGACCAATGCCCAGGAGCCCGATGCGGCCAATGATACGCCGAACCAACTTCGTGTTGTCGTGCTCGACGCAGGACATGGCGGCAAAGACCCCGGTACGCACGGTCGATACGCCAAAGAAAAGACAATTAACCTGAATTTGATTCTCCAACTAGGTCGTAAAATTAAGGATAAGTATCCAAACGTTCGGGTCATTTATACGCGGAGTTCGGACCACTTTGTCGATTTGTACGAACGGGGTGCCATAGCAAACCGAAATCGGGCCGATTTATTCATTTCGATTCACTGCAACGCCAGCCCATCCAGCAGTCGGGTTTATGGAACCGAAACCTACACATTAGGGCTGCACAGAACCCAGAGCAACCTCGATGTGGCACGGCGTGAGAATGCCGTAATCTTGCAGGAAAAGAATTATCAGCAAAGTTACAAGGGCTTCAACCCGAACTCACCCTTAGCGACGATCATGCTGGCCAACTACCAGCACGCGTTTATTGCGAGCAGCATCACCTTTGCCGAAAAGCTGGAGCGGAGCTTTCGGCAGAATGCCAGCCGGAAAAGCAACGGCGTAAAACAGGCGGGTTTCATCGTGCTCTGGAAAACCACAATGCCCAGCGTGCTGATCGAAAGCGGCTACCTGACTAATCCGGATGAGGAGAATTACCTGCGCTCGGAAGAAGGTCAGGACGAAATTTCCACGGCTATTTACAAGGCGTTTGCGCAGTACAAGCAGGAGATCGAATCGGGCGATTAA
- a CDS encoding putative LPS assembly protein LptD, with amino-acid sequence MGQSQPTPKRSANDTIPRGTVPAKQLPASPAANPTRPDSATESDLERELNKSYTTPNRLGPEPARATSTQATKPRSNTVSPKVTTKPTRVAKTAPDSVKTRQPVRAVVKKDTVRPDTTRRNAVTQEKPVQAPALPQLPAKGGIPPANVPSQRVSDAPAGSTPASRRAANNPAAGTPASTTATVTARPASTTATVTAKPASTTASTVRAKPASTTATVTARPASTTATTTIPRSKTALAGKTRLIPGIVSPNIVRPESLTLIRPNAGQMAALDSAKADSLKSPDSFATTVKYQAKDSTIYAADGQTVELFGEASVIYGEISLKADFIRLNYLTNEVYAKGRYDSTAKKWIGRPIFQDGEGKYDTKEIRYNFKSKKGKIQGVITQQGEGNVRGQNVKKDAEDNLYIGSAIYTTCNLATPHFHINASKLKVVHNKQVVAGPFNLVINQIPLPLGLPFGFFPFPKKKDIGVSGIIVPQYGEEPNGRGYYLRDGGYYWAVSENLGLQFKGQIYSRGSWGLGLSSAYNKRYRYSGGVNLQFNRNRSGDRVDTTQVPRNDFSFSWSHSPVPRGRGSFSANVNVSSNSFNQFNSGTGTNAYISNVAGSSVQYSRQFGQYARAGANIRVNQQFGQINQITGVRENGKTDVSSDFNFGINQISPFALKGGSGRWYESFRVGLDVSGSIAISNTIRTQVDTSGLGFPVVTNLRTISSVQRALDSIARATAIRNGEIVTDPNLIAFSLANRDRIWRNRTVQATYSIPISLPNFKLLRYINLTPGFSLQGNIYTKKLKYTYLDYNNTVIVDPATGQYSSDRNKVRIDTMPGFFPSYNFSANISMNTRFYGTYFVRGKRIEAIRHTVAPSISFSYVPDFTNPAFGQFQVLPATGSLAGLAEYRRTLSLFRGLGGSSGSGGSTQSAFISFGIVNQLEMKVRTRGDSTGQDFKKIPLFDNISVNGSYNLLAPDYNLSPISISANTQIFKNVSFNFSSTFDPYATRPYGGIPYYALQVANSGNEAISAYSYSQYLLKAAGYTGQQYARVPKLYAFQEGQGLARLTNLQAYISTRLAPKQADKKKTSPNATDATMKAINNNPELYVDFTIPWSLNISYTFSLTKLTPEISQVVQALTLTGDLSLTPKWKITFNTGYDFQFKSPTLTTIGINRDLHCWEMAFNWTPYSGSNIRSGNYSFDLRVRSSILQELKLSRRRSFYDNGGF; translated from the coding sequence ATGGGGCAGAGTCAGCCGACACCCAAGCGGTCGGCCAATGATACTATACCCAGGGGAACCGTTCCGGCGAAGCAACTACCTGCTTCACCAGCCGCCAACCCGACGCGCCCTGACTCGGCTACGGAAAGCGATCTGGAGCGTGAACTGAACAAGTCCTACACGACGCCGAACCGGCTTGGCCCCGAACCGGCCAGGGCCACTTCGACGCAAGCTACTAAACCTCGCTCGAATACTGTATCGCCCAAGGTAACGACCAAACCGACGCGGGTAGCCAAAACCGCGCCTGATTCAGTCAAAACCCGTCAACCGGTTCGAGCGGTTGTCAAAAAAGATACCGTACGGCCCGATACCACCCGGCGTAATGCCGTGACACAGGAGAAACCGGTGCAGGCTCCTGCGTTGCCTCAACTACCGGCTAAAGGGGGTATACCACCGGCCAACGTTCCGTCGCAACGTGTGTCAGACGCGCCAGCCGGGAGTACACCCGCATCGCGTAGAGCGGCCAATAACCCTGCCGCCGGAACACCAGCCAGTACCACCGCTACCGTTACGGCAAGACCAGCCAGTACTACCGCTACCGTTACGGCAAAACCAGCCAGCACCACCGCAAGTACTGTTAGGGCAAAGCCAGCCAGCACCACTGCTACTGTTACGGCAAGGCCAGCCAGCACCACGGCCACGACAACGATTCCCCGGTCGAAAACGGCGCTTGCCGGTAAGACCCGATTGATTCCGGGTATAGTATCGCCCAATATCGTTCGGCCGGAGAGCCTGACCCTGATCCGCCCGAACGCTGGGCAGATGGCTGCCCTCGATTCGGCCAAAGCCGATTCACTGAAAAGCCCTGATTCGTTTGCTACTACCGTCAAGTATCAGGCCAAAGATTCGACGATCTACGCTGCCGATGGACAAACGGTGGAGTTGTTCGGTGAAGCCAGCGTGATCTACGGCGAAATTTCCCTCAAAGCCGATTTCATTCGCCTGAACTATCTGACGAACGAGGTCTACGCAAAAGGCCGCTACGACTCAACGGCCAAAAAATGGATTGGCCGTCCCATCTTCCAGGATGGCGAAGGAAAATACGATACCAAAGAGATTCGCTACAATTTCAAGTCGAAGAAGGGCAAAATTCAGGGTGTCATTACGCAGCAGGGCGAAGGAAACGTGCGCGGGCAGAACGTAAAGAAAGATGCTGAAGACAACCTGTACATCGGTTCGGCGATTTATACGACCTGTAATCTGGCAACACCTCACTTCCACATCAATGCCAGTAAGCTGAAAGTTGTTCATAATAAACAGGTGGTTGCCGGGCCGTTCAATCTGGTCATCAATCAGATACCGCTGCCGCTTGGTTTGCCGTTCGGATTCTTCCCTTTTCCGAAGAAAAAAGACATTGGCGTCTCCGGTATCATCGTACCGCAGTACGGCGAAGAACCTAACGGACGGGGCTATTACCTGCGCGATGGCGGCTACTACTGGGCCGTGAGCGAAAATCTTGGTCTGCAATTCAAGGGGCAAATTTATTCGCGGGGAAGCTGGGGACTGGGCCTTTCATCGGCCTACAACAAACGGTATCGCTACAGCGGTGGCGTAAATCTGCAATTCAACCGTAACCGCTCCGGCGACCGCGTTGATACGACACAGGTGCCCCGCAATGATTTCTCGTTTTCGTGGTCCCATTCGCCGGTGCCGCGCGGACGGGGCAGTTTCTCGGCGAACGTCAACGTCAGCAGTAACAGCTTTAACCAGTTCAACTCAGGGACGGGCACGAATGCCTATATCTCCAACGTGGCCGGGTCGTCGGTGCAGTACAGCCGCCAGTTTGGACAGTATGCACGGGCGGGGGCCAACATCCGCGTGAACCAGCAGTTTGGGCAGATAAACCAAATAACGGGGGTTCGCGAAAATGGTAAAACAGACGTATCATCGGATTTTAACTTCGGTATCAACCAGATTTCGCCGTTTGCGCTCAAAGGGGGTTCGGGCCGCTGGTACGAGAGTTTCCGGGTAGGGCTGGACGTGAGCGGATCGATTGCCATCAGTAACACGATTCGTACGCAGGTCGATACCAGTGGGTTAGGTTTTCCGGTGGTTACGAACCTGCGAACCATCAGTTCCGTTCAGCGGGCCCTCGATAGTATTGCGCGGGCAACAGCCATCCGGAATGGCGAAATCGTAACCGATCCAAACCTGATTGCCTTTAGTCTGGCGAACCGCGACCGGATCTGGCGGAATCGAACGGTGCAGGCCACGTATAGCATTCCCATTTCCCTGCCAAACTTCAAACTGCTCCGCTACATCAACCTGACGCCGGGTTTCTCGTTGCAGGGTAACATTTACACCAAGAAACTCAAGTACACGTATCTGGATTATAATAATACGGTGATAGTCGATCCGGCTACCGGTCAGTATTCATCGGATCGGAACAAGGTTCGGATCGATACGATGCCGGGCTTCTTCCCGTCATACAATTTCTCGGCGAACATCAGCATGAATACGCGTTTTTACGGCACGTACTTCGTTCGTGGAAAGCGTATCGAAGCCATCCGGCATACGGTGGCCCCGTCGATCTCGTTCAGCTATGTGCCAGACTTTACGAATCCAGCGTTCGGGCAGTTTCAGGTCTTGCCCGCTACGGGGAGCTTAGCCGGTTTAGCGGAATATCGTCGGACGTTGTCCCTGTTCCGTGGACTAGGGGGCAGCAGCGGATCAGGCGGCAGTACCCAGTCGGCCTTTATCTCCTTCGGCATCGTAAACCAGCTGGAAATGAAAGTACGCACCCGTGGCGATTCTACCGGGCAGGACTTTAAGAAGATTCCGCTCTTCGATAACATCAGTGTCAACGGGAGTTATAACCTGCTGGCACCGGACTATAACCTGTCGCCCATTTCGATCAGCGCGAATACGCAGATTTTCAAGAATGTGAGCTTCAATTTCTCGTCCACGTTCGACCCGTATGCAACCCGTCCCTACGGCGGAATTCCTTATTACGCCTTGCAGGTTGCCAATTCGGGAAATGAAGCCATATCGGCCTATAGCTATTCCCAGTATCTGCTAAAAGCAGCTGGCTATACGGGGCAGCAGTACGCCCGCGTTCCGAAATTGTATGCGTTTCAGGAGGGACAGGGGCTGGCGCGGTTAACGAACTTACAGGCTTACATCAGTACGCGTCTGGCACCGAAGCAGGCCGATAAAAAGAAAACCAGTCCGAATGCGACCGATGCAACGATGAAGGCAATCAATAACAACCCCGAACTGTACGTCGATTTTACGATTCCCTGGTCGCTCAACATCAGCTACACCTTTAGCTTAACGAAACTGACGCCAGAAATTTCGCAGGTCGTTCAGGCGCTGACCCTGACGGGCGATTTGAGCCTGACGCCGAAGTGGAAAATTACGTTCAACACGGGGTACGACTTCCAGTTCAAGAGTCCAACGCTGACAACCATCGGCATCAATCGCGACCTCCACTGCTGGGAAATGGCGTTCAACTGGACCCCTTATTCGGGAAGCAACATCCGTTCGGGGAACTACTCCTTCGACCTGCGGGTGCGGTCGTCCATCCTCCAGGAGCTGAAACTGAGCCGTCGCCGGAGCTTCTACGATAACGGCGGTTTCTAA
- a CDS encoding bifunctional 3,4-dihydroxy-2-butanone-4-phosphate synthase/GTP cyclohydrolase II, whose translation MSNNNTNGTGTESSNEPVSDTIRLDRIEDAIADIKAGKIVLVVDDEDRENEGDMICAAEMITPEMVNFMVREARGLMCAPLTQERCDELGLEMMVTSNTSVHTTPFTVSVDLLGNGCTTGISASDRSKTIRALVDPATVPDDLGRPGHIFPLRAVEGGVIRRAGHTEAAVDLARLAGLAPAGVLIEVLNEDGTMARLPQLRIMADRFGMKLISIQDLIEYRLRTETLIRREIGVDMPTEWGHFDLIAYKQSNTGDTHLALVKGTWEPNEPVLVRVHSSCITGDIFGSCRCDCGEQLHAAMKRIEAEGKGVVVYMFQEGRGIGLLNKLKAYKLQEMGRDTVEANLDLGLPMDSRDYGIGAQIVRDLGIRKLRLLSNNPKKRAGLMGYGLEIIDTVPIEIPSNPHNERYLRTKRDKMGHTIMNEPVNEEQ comes from the coding sequence ATGAGCAATAATAATACCAACGGCACCGGGACAGAATCATCCAATGAACCTGTGTCCGATACAATACGTCTGGATCGTATCGAAGACGCCATCGCCGATATTAAAGCGGGCAAAATCGTTCTGGTAGTCGACGACGAAGACCGCGAAAATGAAGGGGATATGATCTGCGCGGCCGAAATGATCACGCCCGAAATGGTCAATTTCATGGTTCGTGAAGCCCGTGGCCTTATGTGCGCCCCACTCACGCAGGAACGCTGCGACGAACTTGGCCTGGAGATGATGGTGACCAGCAACACCTCCGTTCACACAACACCCTTTACGGTATCGGTCGATTTACTGGGTAATGGCTGTACAACGGGCATTTCCGCGTCCGACCGGTCGAAGACAATCCGAGCCCTGGTCGATCCCGCAACTGTACCCGACGATCTGGGTCGCCCTGGCCATATTTTCCCATTACGTGCCGTCGAAGGGGGCGTCATTCGCCGGGCGGGTCATACCGAAGCCGCTGTCGATCTGGCCCGGCTGGCGGGTCTGGCACCCGCGGGCGTACTGATCGAAGTGTTGAATGAAGACGGGACAATGGCTCGTCTGCCGCAACTGCGGATCATGGCCGACCGGTTCGGGATGAAGCTGATCAGTATTCAGGATCTGATCGAATACCGGCTGCGCACAGAAACGCTGATCCGGCGCGAAATTGGCGTGGACATGCCGACCGAATGGGGTCATTTTGATCTGATCGCCTACAAACAAAGCAACACCGGCGATACCCACCTGGCGCTGGTGAAAGGCACCTGGGAACCGAACGAACCGGTGCTGGTGCGGGTCCATTCGTCCTGCATCACGGGCGATATTTTTGGTTCGTGCCGGTGCGACTGTGGCGAACAACTCCACGCAGCGATGAAACGCATTGAGGCCGAAGGCAAAGGCGTTGTCGTTTACATGTTTCAGGAAGGACGGGGCATTGGTCTGCTCAATAAACTGAAAGCGTATAAATTACAGGAAATGGGCCGCGATACGGTTGAAGCTAACCTCGACCTGGGCCTGCCGATGGACTCCCGCGATTACGGCATTGGGGCACAGATCGTCCGCGATCTGGGTATTCGTAAGCTTCGGCTTCTTTCCAATAATCCAAAAAAACGGGCCGGGCTCATGGGCTACGGTCTGGAAATAATCGATACGGTCCCCATCGAAATTCCATCGAATCCGCACAATGAGCGCTACCTGCGCACCAAGCGGGACAAAATGGGTCATACGATTATGAATGAGCCCGTCAACGAAGAACAGTAG